In Peromyscus leucopus breed LL Stock chromosome 16_21, UCI_PerLeu_2.1, whole genome shotgun sequence, a single genomic region encodes these proteins:
- the LOC114690569 gene encoding LOW QUALITY PROTEIN: zinc finger CCCH-type domain-containing-like (The sequence of the model RefSeq protein was modified relative to this genomic sequence to represent the inferred CDS: inserted 10 bases in 8 codons; deleted 9 bases in 6 codons; substituted 5 bases at 5 genomic stop codons) → MSNQGEDCYFXFYSTCTKGDSCPFFHCKATLGNEXCTLWQKGHCFRWVCRFRHMEIDKRRSEIPCYWENQPMGCQKQNFAFHHNRGHYNDGLSLSPSRTMLPTGPELQEEVEASQLTVQENKMSVQSNPSPXLQSVRKAGSSLPVPRHPPAVLNLLDDDDDEDDDSVSKEGNESKTPALQSTPKVHNGLXVASPRVSFKQGECLNFEIKTLEEIKSKKMKKRSKKQGGSLGVSSALHQPQPIPGPKKENCQTVVRTLTLSSKQEEPLVGLRLTERXGKRKFSVGGDSPLKQSLVQRLEKNVETPXTNTDKTPKKKKSYKAGEIHVKTLEEILLERASQKHGELQSKPKTEEPSRADEFPSSMKSSSSVWIKTFSEVLAEKKHQQQEIXRQKSKEDTSCPKLTADTDEKKTVSLPPLAVSRRQPEEPAGRARFIQEVHIKTPEEIKLEKTLGIQRSSECSASSPPQAXGTTRQLHIAKRAGTKEKKLELEDSDIASQSSVTKTRASGTSDETISDTTKIXHCQTKRERETDRQTDRQQETGASQKEKQALTPVXGVWASYYTSVVGKPVFTAVSGINRALAKRLPMESSQKQXGENSGIGDSILNVTCTAQTLGKTSNAKPKVNQKPGVVKVVSSPKLAPKCKAVEVYPAVIGAVKPLSAGSVLQQSPTKKATVAVVPLLSEDKSIARDXTQNPKDSFGLPSTRSSSEPLLPEGSGPSSSQVVSKPXQLSSALTGKPPLSMEDNFEKLIILRISWEISRGKLEAEINLDPGRDEDVLLLELSEMIDS, encoded by the exons ATGTCTAACCAGGGAGAAGACTGCTATTTTTAATTCTATTCTACATGCACTAAAGGTGACAGCTGCCCATTCTTTCACTGTAAAGCTACACTAGGAAATG ACTGCACATTGTGGCAAAAAGGTCATTGTTTTCGATGGGTGTGCAGATTTCGCCACATGGAAATTGATAAAAGACGAAGTGAAATTCCTTGTTATTGGGAAAATCAGCCAATGGgatgtcaaaaacaaaacttcGCTTTCCATCACAACAGAGGGCATTACAATGATGGACTCTCCCTGTCGCCAAGCAGAACTATGTTACCCACTGGGCCTGAGTTGCAAGAAGAAGTAGAGGCTAgccagctcacagttcaagagaaCAAAATGTCGGTTCAGTCTAATCCCTCCCCTTAGCTGCAGAGTGTAAGGAAAGCAGGAAGTTCTCTTCCTGTCCCCAGGCATCCACCTGCTGTCCTCAATCttttagatgatgatgatgatgaagatgatgat tcAGTTTCTAAGGAGGGCAATGAAAGCAAAACACCTGCCCTGCAATCAACTCCTAAGGTTCATAATGGATTATGAGTGGCTTCACCCAGAGTCAGTTTTAAGCAAGGTGAATGTTTGAATTTTGAAATAAAGACTCTTGAGGAAattaaatcaaagaaaatgaag aaaagaTCCAAGAAGCAAGGTGGCTCCTTGGGAGTTTCTAGTGCTTTACATCAGCCTCAGCCCATTCCAGGCCCCAAAAAGGAGAATTGTCAGACTGTGGTGAGGACATTAACTCTATCAAGCAAACAAGAAGAGCCCTTGGTTGGACTGAGGCTTACTGAAA CAGGGAAACGAAAATTTTCAGTAGGTGGTGACA GCCCCTTAAAGCAAAGCCTTGTACAGAGGCTGGAGAAAAATGTAGAAACTCCATAAACTAACACTGataaaacaccaaagaaaaaaaaaagttat aaagCTGGTGAGATCCATGTGAAGACACTGGAAGAAATTCTTCTTGAAAGAGCCAGTCAGAAACATGGAGAATTGCAAAGCAAACCGAAAACAGAAGAACCTTCACGGGCTGATGAGTTTCCATCAAGCATGAAAAGCTCTTCCTCAGTGTGGATCAAAACCTTCTCTGAGGTCCTGGCTGAAAAGAAACATCAACAGCAGGAAAT GAGACAGAAATCCAAAGAGGATACAAGTTGCCCCAAGTTGACAGCAGATACTGACGAGAAAAAGACTGTGAGTCTACCACCTCTTGCTGTCAGCAGAAGACAACCTGAGGAGCCCGCAGGAAGAGCCAGGTTTATTCAGGAGGTGCATATAAAGACGCCAGAGGAAATCAAACTGGAGAAGACCCTGGGGATACAGCGAAGCTCTGAGTGCAGTGCCAGCTCCCCGCCTCAAG AAGGGACAACGAGGCAGCTCCACATTGCCAAAAGAGCaggcacaaaagagaaaaaactcgAGCTCGAAGACAGTGACATTGCTTCTCAGAGCAGTGTGACTAAGACAAGGGCTAGTGGGACTTCAGATGAGACCATAAGCGATACCACAAAAA GACACTgtcagacaaagagagagagagagacagacagacagacagacagacagcaggagaCTGGAGCCTCACAGAAGGAGAAGCAAGCCTTGACACCTG CCGGAGTCTGGGCCTCCTACTATACCAGCGTGGTGGGGAAGCCAGTGTTCACTGCTGTATCAGGCATCAACAGGGCT CTGGCTAAGCGGCTCCCCATGGAATCGTCTCAAAAGCAGTAGGGAGAAAACTCTGGAATCGGGGACTCAATACTGAATGTGACATGTACAGCACAGACTTTG GGAAAAACGAGTAACGCCAAACCCAAAGTAAAT cagaaaccAGGTGTGGTCAAGGTTGTTTCATCTCCCAAACTGGCTCCAAAATGTAAGGCAGTGGAGGTGTACCCTGCTGTCATTGGAGCTGTGAAGCCGCTCAGTGCCGGCAGTGTCCTGCAGCAAAGCCCCACCAAGAAAGCAACTGTGGCTGTGGTCCCACTTCTCTCTGAAGATAAGTCCATCGCCAGGGA GACACAAAACCCTAAGGACAGTTTTGGGCTGCCTTCAACCCGGTCTTCTTCAGAACCCTTACTCCCAGAAGGATCTGGTCCTTCCTCATCCCAGGTGGTATCCAAAC GCCAACTGAGCTCTGCCTTAACAGGAAAGCCTCCACTCTCCATGGAAGATAATTTTGAGAAACTAATAATTTTGAGAATTTCC TGGGAAATTTCAAGAGGCAAATTAGAAGCTGAGATCAACTTGGATCCTGGGAGAGATGAAGATGTCCTTCTGCTTGAGCTCTCAGAGATGATTGACAGCTGA